A section of the Paralichthys olivaceus isolate ysfri-2021 chromosome 14, ASM2471397v2, whole genome shotgun sequence genome encodes:
- the fbxw4 gene encoding F-box/WD repeat-containing protein 4 isoform X1 gives MEELQRQTERMSRVSPAAPSWRRRGAGPRSAVKPMGPAPGSAGKLAPPVPALRSVGKPRPPVPRSAVKPTPPRPGPLPAPRAAVKLTPPALVVGGEADTSVSCSSSCSPVSGEADARRPCNPELRAQGPRSADRPMPAAPASMGRSPGWRHTPAPGSKVPVQRRPPSRPPERRRIPRGGMWR, from the coding sequence ATGGAGGAGCtccagagacagacggagaggatGAGTCGCGTCTCACCTGCGGCACCGAGCTGGAGAAGGCGGGGAGCGGGTCCCAGATCGGCAGTGAAGCCGATGGGTCCAGCTCCAGGGTCAGCAGGGAAGCTGGcgcctccggttccagcgctgaggtcggtggggaagccgagacctccggtgCCTaggtcggcggtgaagccgacacctcccagGCCGGgtcctcttcctgctccccgGGCAGCGgtgaagctgacgcctccggccCTGGTGGttggcggggaagccgacacctccgtgtcctgctcctcttcctgctccccgGTCAGCGGTGAAGCTGACGCTCGCAGGCCCTGTAACCCTGAACTCAGAGCTCAGGGTCCCCGGTCGGCTGATAGGCCGATGCCTGCCGCCCCTGCTTCCATGGGTAGATCCCCCGGATGGCGGCACACtcctgctccggggtccaaggtgcccgtgcagcggcgcccaccttccaggcctCCAGAGAGACGCCGCATCCCGcgtgggggtatgtggaggtga